In Rhodococcus qingshengii JCM 15477, the sequence GGCTCATCACCATCGGCGAACCGGGCAAGCGCGGACTGCGAACGTACGCCCAGTTGTTCATCGCGATCGCCGCTGCCAACGACGTGCAATGCGACATCGCGCAGACGTCGGCCGTCATCTACGCCTACGGCTTCGCCGGCGACATCGACGTGTGCGAGGCCCTGTATTCGAGCCTGCTCTTCCAGATGGTGCGTGACTCCGATGCCTACGTGCGTTCCGGGGCGTACCGCGGCGAAACGTCCGTGCGGACCGTCGTCGAAACTCGTGGACGACGACGCGTCAGCACGCAGGTCCGCAAGCCGGTGGCCGGAGTGACGGCGCGCCTGAACTTCCAGATGGCGTACGCGTCCCGCATCGGCGCTCGGTTGGCCGAGACGAAGCAGGAGACGGAGAAGACCGCGATCGCAGAATCTGCCACGTCGTCTTCCGAAACCGCACTCGTGCTGCGTAACAAGGAAATCGAGCTGAAG encodes:
- a CDS encoding DUF2786 domain-containing protein, producing MSSEKMLTRIGALLRQAESTDNPHEGEAFMAAAQRLATSSAIDLAVARAHTASSEKRATPTQRLITIGEPGKRGLRTYAQLFIAIAAANDVQCDIAQTSAVIYAYGFAGDIDVCEALYSSLLFQMVRDSDAYVRSGAYRGETSVRTVVETRGRRRVSTQVRKPVAGVTARLNFQMAYASRIGARLAETKQETEKTAIAESATSSSETALVLRNKEIELKDYYSSNSKARGTWRGGGRASAGHSSHARRAGDRAARSARLGNLPEIGGVRGQLDS